CAGACCTAGATATCACAATAAGGTTATTACACAACAGACCTAGATATCACAATAAGGTTATTACACAACAGACCTAGATATCACAATAAGATTATTACACAACAGACCTAGATATCACAATAAGATTATTACACAACAGACCTAGATATCACAATACATGGCATCACTATAAGGTTATTACACAACAGACCTAGATATCACAATAAGGTTATTACACAACAGACCTAGATATCACAATAAGGTTATTACACAACAGACCTAGATATCACAATAAGATTATTACACAACAGACCTAGATATCACAATACATGGCATCACAATAAGGTTATTACACAACAGACCTAGATATCACAatacatgacatcacaataaggtTATTACACAACAGACCTAGATATCACAATAAGGTTATTGCACAACAGAGACCTACCATTGCCTGCTCTATCTTGTTGTCTATTGCGATCATGCTGCTGCTCGACCCACTGCAAAGACAATAAAATAAACCAGTCAGAATATGTTGACGTGTGTCTAGGTTCAGTGTCATGTGGTGGCACATGGTTCACATTAATGCCTATTCCTAAATCAAACACCTCAAACAATCTAACATATTCCACTgcagcaaaaacacacacacaccaatctaaaatggcaccctgttccttaCATAGTACATAGACCAGGGTGCCTTCACAGTCTTTGTTAGATCACACAGCACAGAGGCACAGAGCCAGAGACCCACTTCAAACCCAGCCAGCTACGCTAACCCCACAGAGCCAGAGACCCAACTCTAACCCAGCCAGCTACCCTAACACCACAGAGCCAGACCCAACTCTAACCCAGCCAGCTACCCTAACCCCACTGAGCCAGAGACCCAACTCTAACCCAGCCAGCTACCCTAACCCCACAGGGCCAGAGACCCAACTCTAACCCAGCcagctaccctaacccctaactccacAGAGGCAGAGACCCAACTCTAACCCACCCAGCCAGCTACCCTAACCCCACAGAGCCAGAGACCCAACTCTAACCCAGCCAGCTACCCTGACCCCACCAAGCCAGAGACCCAACTCTAACCCAGCCAGCTACCCTAACCCCACAGAGCCAGAGACCCAACTCTAACCCACCTAGCCAGCTACACTAACCCCACAGAGCCAGAGACCCAACTCTAACCCAGCCAGCTACCCTAACCCCACAGAGCCAGAGACCCAACTCTAACCCAGCCAGCTACCCTAACCCGTAACCCCACAGAGCCAGAGACCCAACTCTAACCCAGCCAGCTACCCTAACCGCTAACCCCACAGAGCCAGAGACCCAACTCTAACCCAGCCAGCTACCCTAACCCCACAGAGCCAGAGACCCACCTCTAACCCAGCCAGCTACCCTAACCCGTAACCCCACAGAGCCAGAGACCCAACTCTAACCCAGCCAGCTACCCTAACCGCTAACCCCACAGAGCCAGAGACCCAACTCTAACCCAGTCAGCTACCCTAACCCCACAGAGCCAGAGACCCACCTCTAACCCAGTcagctaccctaacccctaaccccatagAGCCAGAGACCCAACTCTAACCCAGCCAgataccctaaccccacagaGCCAGAGACCCAACTCTAACCCAGCCAGCTACCCTAACCCCACAGAGCCAGAGACCCAACTctaacccacccacccagccagccaccctaACCCCACAGAGCCAAAGACCCAACTCtaacccagccagccagctaccctaacccctaaccccacagagTCAGAGACCCAACTCTAATCCAGCCAGCTATCCTAACCCCACAGAGCCAGAGACCCACCTCTAACCCAGCCAGCTACCCTAACCCCACAGAACCAGAGACCCAACTCTAACCCAGCCCCAGCCATCCAGTTGATCCCAGATGAGAGCAGGCTTTGTCTATGGATTTAGATTATGCAGATTACTTCCTGATTCTATCCACATGTCTCATTGGCAAATCATCACTTTACTTTCCGCATGGCGGAGTCTCCTGTCAAGGCGAGGGAAGTGTGTGCTCACAGAGCCAGAGACCCAACTCTAACCCAGCCCCAGCCAGCTACCCTAACCCCACAGAGCCAGAGACCCAACTCtaacccagccagccagctaccCTAACCCCACAGAGCCAGAGACCCAACTCtaacccagccagccagctaccctaacccctaccttaGGGTAGCTGGCTGTGGCTGGTTTAAGAGTTGGGTCTCTGGCTCTGTGGTGTTAGGGTAGCTGGCTGGGGCTGGTTTAGAGTTGGGTCTCTGGCTCTGTGGGGTTAGGGTAGCTGGCTGGGGCTGGGTTAGAGTTGGGTCTCTGGCTCTGTGGGGTTAGGGTAGCTGGCTGGGTTAGAGTTGGGTCTCTGGCTCTGTGGGGTTAGGGTAGCTGGCTGGGTTAGAGTTGGGTCTCTGGCTCTATGGGGTTCGGGTAGCTGGCTGGGGATGGGTTAGAGTTGGGTCTCTGGCTCTGTGTGGTTAGGGTAGCTGGCTGGGGCTGGTTTAGAGTTGGGTCTCTGGCTCTGTGAGGTTATGGTAGCTGGCTGGGGCTGGGTTAGAGTTGGGTCTCTGGCTCTATGGGGTTAGGGTAGCTGGCTGGGGCTGGGTTAGAGTTGGGTCTCTGGCTCtgtggggtcaggggttagggtagCTGGCTGGGGCTGGGTTAGAGTTGGGCCTCTGGCTCTATGGGGTTAGGGTAGCTGGCTGGGTTAGAGTTGGGTCTCTGGCTCtgtggggtcaggggttagggtagCTGGCTGGGGCTGGGTTAGAGTTGAGTCTCTGGCTCTATGGGGTTAGGGTAGCTGGCTGGGGCTGGGTTAGAGTTGGGTCTCTGGCTCTATGGGGTTAGGGTAGCTGGCTGGGGCTGGGTTAGAGTTGGGTCTCTGGCTCTATGGGGCTAACCCCATAGGGCCAGAGACCCAACTCTAACCCAGCCAGCTACCCTAACACCACAGAGCCAGAGACCCAACTCTAACCCACCCAGCCAGCTACCCTAACCCCACAGAGCCAGAGACCCAACTCTAACCCAGCCAGCTACACTAAGCCCACAGAGCCAGAGCCCCAACTCTAACCCAGCCAGCTACACTAAGCCCACAGAGCCAGAGCCCCAACTCTAACCCAGCCCCAGCCAGCTAGTTGAACACAAATGAGAGCAGGCTTTGTCTGTGGATTTAGATTCTCACGAGGGACCATTCTGCCTCTCCCACACACCACACTGTACTGCACTCTCATTGGCTCACACAGGCACAACCTCACTTCCAAACCCCACCCACTCAGTGCCTCAGCCAATGACAACATTCTCAGCTGCCCACTCGCTCGGAGTATGCTGATTATCTCTCTCTTTAGAATAAAGAAACACAGCTCTCCCACCCAACAGAAACATGACTGAGGTCAAATACACTCACTGTCCCGGAGGGGGATCtaacccacacacaccaccataccTGTCATCCCCCGGCAGATGGAAGCCCCCCCCGGAGCCGAACATGGACCAGCCCGAAGGAGTCTGGATGGGTGTCAAACTGGGTGGGAACACACCATCTCTATCCTGTAGGGGGGAGCTGGGCTGGGAATTAGACACTCTCAACAGGGACTAgacaggtggagggagagagagagagaagaagaaacagtgAACACCTTCAAAACacctctgcgtgtgtgtgtgcgtgtgtgtgtgttctcaccctCCCGGTAGCGTCCACATCCAGGCGTAGAGGAGGGGGGATGTTCCGTGGGCGGGGGCTGGGTGGAGGGGGCGTGGAGTTGACCAATCGTAAGTGGAGTCTGTCCAGGTGTGTGGGGGAGGACGGGCcactgtggaggaggaggggcttcAGCCCTCCAAACCTCTCCCCATCTGACCCTATTGGCTGGGCCAGCAAGTGGGAGGTACCCTGAGAGTGCACAAGGTGTCCCGTCCTGAGCGCACGCACGTTCCCCAGCAGCCCGCCtgcagcccctcccctctctagaCCAATCCCCTCAAGCGACTCCAGAGAGTGGGCGTGTCTCATGCTGTCAATCACCCGTCTAAGCCCCAACCCTTCCTCTCGTTCCAGGAAGTCAGTGCAGGTCCATCGCCCCCGGTGATAGGGTTCTCCGTGGCCCTGGCCCAATCGGACGACACGGAACCTGGATCCCTGTCCTGTGGCATCTTGGGAGTTGCATTTCCTCAGCGAGAGGGGAGTCGTCGGCTGGGAGGTGCTTCCCTGCTGGTGGAAGGGGCCAGGCTGGGAGGAAGCAGGGGATTGGCTGGAGGACGGAGGGGAGGGATTTGATTGGCTAGAGGCCTGGGCAGGGGGTGGGGCTTCCCCGGAGCTCTGAGTGTAGTCTGACGTCACACTGGTAATCTGGAAGccactcctcttcttccctccactcatctaaacacacagagacagagacacacagtgagaGCTGGATGTGCCAGcagggctagtgtgtgtgtgtgttttgataaGTGGGGGGTTAAGGTTACTGTTAACTGACAGTGGTAGGGTACAGCAGTCAACCACAGAGGGTTACTGTTAACTGACAGTGGTAGGGTACAGCAGTCAACCACAGAGGGTTACTGTTAACTGACAGTGGTAGGGTTCAGCAGTCAACCACAGAGGGAGTGGCAGTGAGTAGCTATTGCACAACACTGggctagatgtgtgtgtgtgtgtgtgtgtgtgtgtgttcaggttgTGCGGCACTGacagatataaaccagtttaCCAACATTACTAAATAATTATGACTTAAAAGAAACAGGTGGTATTTCTGCTTCATGATAAACACCAGATCTCACAGCTGGATTGGTGTCAACGAAGCACATCATATGATATAACAATCTGATACCTGGATAGGTGTTTAACAAAAAAACAGGCCCAATAACCATGATTTATGAGcgttagtaaaaataaagaaaagaagATGAGTTTCTCTGAAATCCTCCCAGATGTTCCCTAGTAAAGTCAAACTTGGTTACATTCATATGGCTATTTCACTGTCAGTTCTAGACTCAATCCTCTAACTTCTTGTGCTAAGTTGAGGGAAGGATAAATCTTTTCTCATCTTTTGCTGAGTTGAATGTGAACTCTACTCCGTTAAGGAAGACTTTCAGCGTTACGGGAAAACGCAGCGCGAATCTCACCCCCTTGTTGTACAGCTCATAGAATGCAGCCCGGTCCTTGGTTACcttgctgtagtagctgtagtagctggCCGGTCCTTGGTTACcttgctgtagtagctgtagtTGCTGGCCAGTCCTTGGTCACcttgctgtagtagctgtagtagctggCCGGTCCTTGGTTACcttgctgtagtagctgtagtagctaGCTGGTCCTTGGTTACCTTGCTGTAGTAGCAGGCCGGTCCTTGGTATtttgctgtagtagctgtagtagctggCTGGTCCTTGGTCACcttgctgtagtagctgtagtagctggCCGGTCCTTGGTTACCTTGCTGTAGTAGCTGGCCGGTCCTTGGTCACCTTACTGTAGTAGCATCCCGGTCCTTGGTCACCTCGCTGTAGTAGCTGGCCGGTCCTTGGTCACCTTGCTGTCgtaatcaaatgcatttatataatatatcccatttagcggacgcttttgtccaaagcgacttacaagtcggctggggtaCTTTTACATATTggtcgaacccacgacgcttggcgtaatcaccgactgagccacacaggactatagccctatagcccttcatacatcagctgatatctcaaagtgctgtacagaaacccagcctaaaaccccaaacagcaagcaatgcaggtgcagaAGCAGCCCGGTCCTTGGTCACCTCACTGTAGTAGCAGCCCGGTCCTAGGTCACCTTGCTGTTGTAGTTGGCCGGTCCTTAGTCACCTTGCTGTAGTAGCTGGCCAGTCCTTGGTTACCTTGCTGTAGTAGCTGGCCGGTCCTTGGTTACcttgctgtagtagctgtagtagcagCCCGGCCCTTGGTTACcttgctgtagtagctgtagtagctggCCGGTCCTTGGTTACcttgctgtagtagctgtagtagcagCCCGGTCCTTGGTTAcgttgctgtagtagctgtagtagcagCCCGGTCCTTGGTTACcttgctgtagtagctgtagtaacAGCCCGGTCCTTGGTTACcttgctgtagtagctgtagtagcagCCCGGTCCTTGGTAACCTTGCTGTAATAGCTGCCCAGTCCTTGGTTACcttgctgtagtagctgtagtaacAGCCCGGTCCTTGGTTACCTTGCTGTAGTAGCTGGCCGGTCCTTGGTCACCTTgttgtagtagctgtagtagctaGCTGGTCCTTGGTTACCTTGCTGTAGTAGCAGGCCGGTCCTTGGTATtttgctgtagtagctgtagtagctggCTGGTCCTTGGTCACCTTGCTGTAGTAGCTGGCCGGTCCTTGGTTACCTTGCTGTAGTAGCTGGCCGGTCCTTGGTCACCTTACTGTAGTAGCATCCCGGTCCTTGGTCACCTCGCTGTAGTAGCTGGCCGGTCCTTGGTCACCTTGCTGTCgtaatcaaatgcatttatatagcccttcgtacatcagctgatatctcaaagtgctgtacagaaacccagcctaaaaccccaaacagcaagcaatgcaggtgcagaAGCAGCACGGTCCTTGGTCACCTCACTGTAGTAGCAGCCCGGTCCTAGGTCACCTTGCTGTTGTAGCTGGCCGGTCCTTAGTCACCTTGCTGTAGTAGCTGGCCAGTCCTTGGTTACCTTGCTGTAGTAGCTGGCCGGTCCTTGGTTACcttgctgtagtagctgtagtagcagCCCGGCCCTTGGTTACcttgctgtagtagctgtagtagctggCCGGTCCTTGGTTACcttgctgtagtagctgtagtagcagCCCGGTCCTTGGTCACcttgctgtagtagctgtagtagcagCCCGGTCCTTGGTTAcgttgctgtagtagctgtagtagcagCCCGGTCCTTGGTTACcttgctgtagtagctgtagtaacAGCCCGGTCCTTGGTTACcttgctgtagtagctgtagtagcagCCCGGTCCTTGGTAACCTTGCTGTAATAGCTGCCCAGTCCTTGGTTACcttgctgtagtagctgtagtaacAGCCCGGTCCTTGGTTACcttgctgtagtagctgtagtagctggCCGGTCCTTGGTCACCTTGCTGTAGTAGCTGGCCGGTCCTTGGTCACCTTGCTGTAGTAGCTGGCCGGTCCTTGGTCACCATGCTGTAGTAGCAGCCCGGTCCTTGGTCACCTTGCTGTAGTAGCTGGCCGGTCCTTGGTCACCTTGCTGTAGTAGCAGCCCGGTCCTTGGTCACcttgctgtagtagctgtagtagctggCCGGTCCTTGGTCACCTTGCTGTAGTAGCAGCCCGGTCCTTGGTCACCTCGCTGTAGTAGCTGGCCGGTCCTTGGTC
This Oncorhynchus masou masou isolate Uvic2021 unplaced genomic scaffold, UVic_Omas_1.1 unplaced_scaffold_1293, whole genome shotgun sequence DNA region includes the following protein-coding sequences:
- the LOC135530220 gene encoding TSC22 domain family protein 1-like, giving the protein MSGGKKRSGFQITSVTSDYTQSSGEAPPPAQASSQSNPSPPSSSQSPASSQPGPFHQQGSTSQPTTPLSLRKCNSQDATGQGSRFRVVRLGQGHGEPYHRGRWTCTDFLEREEGLGLRRVIDSMRHAHSLESLEGIGLERGGAAGGLLGNVRALRTGHLVHSQGTSHLLAQPIGSDGERFGGLKPLLLHSGPSSPTHLDRLHLRLVNSTPPPPSPRPRNIPPPLRLDVDATGRSLLRVSNSQPSSPLQDRDGVFPPSLTPIQTPSGWSMFGSGGGFHLPGDDSGSSSSMIAIDNKIEQAMDLVKTHLMLAVREEVELLWEQIKELSERNAQLERENYILRTLRD